One part of the Nitrospira defluvii genome encodes these proteins:
- a CDS encoding PhzF family phenazine biosynthesis protein — protein sequence MPGQRRLQFYQADVFTDAPFGGNPVAVFPDADGLTDVELQQIAREMNLSETVFVFPPTDQAAVVKMRIFTPTQEIPFAGHPVIGTFFVLGTLDRFALREPVTRVLQECNLGLFPVDIHSHDGVIERVVMAQPSPEFLDVIEEPEALFAIARSLGITKSAITETRFPVQVVSTGLPVIIVPVRTLTAVRSIVPDVAAIAELSQQYGANGMMVFSTMTVEQSSTVHTRMFAPLIGIVEDPATGSASGALGAYLVQHGVVDIRPETEITAEQGYEIDRPSRIFIQVNSDDDAIQGVMVGGEAVMVVEGTLSF from the coding sequence ATGCCCGGGCAGAGGCGATTGCAGTTTTATCAAGCCGACGTATTTACCGATGCCCCCTTCGGTGGAAACCCGGTGGCGGTGTTTCCCGACGCCGACGGGTTGACCGACGTCGAGTTGCAGCAGATCGCCCGTGAGATGAATCTCTCCGAAACGGTCTTTGTCTTTCCGCCGACCGATCAGGCGGCGGTGGTCAAGATGCGCATCTTTACCCCTACTCAGGAAATTCCTTTCGCCGGACATCCGGTCATCGGCACGTTTTTCGTACTGGGCACCTTGGATCGTTTCGCGCTCCGGGAGCCGGTCACGCGGGTACTCCAGGAATGTAATCTCGGGCTGTTTCCCGTCGATATCCATTCCCATGACGGGGTGATCGAACGCGTGGTCATGGCGCAACCGAGCCCCGAGTTTCTGGATGTCATCGAGGAGCCGGAAGCGCTCTTTGCCATCGCTCGCTCCCTGGGCATCACCAAGTCCGCGATTACCGAAACCCGCTTTCCCGTACAGGTGGTATCGACGGGGCTGCCGGTGATCATCGTACCGGTGCGTACGCTCACCGCGGTGCGGTCGATCGTTCCCGATGTGGCGGCCATCGCTGAGCTGTCCCAGCAATATGGCGCGAACGGCATGATGGTGTTCAGCACCATGACGGTCGAACAATCCTCCACCGTCCATACGCGCATGTTCGCGCCGTTGATCGGCATCGTGGAAGATCCTGCGACGGGAAGCGCGAGCGGCGCGTTGGGCGCCTATCTGGTGCAGCACGGGGTGGTCGACATCAGGCCGGAAACCGAGATCACCGCCGAGCAGGGGTACGAGATCGACCGCCCGTCGCGCATCTTCATTCAAGTGAACTCGGACGACGATGCGATTCAGGGGGTCATGGTCGGCGGGGAGGCGGTGATGGTGGTGGAGGGGACGCTCAGTTTTTAG
- a CDS encoding zinc-binding dehydrogenase produces MNAVVFHEHGGTGKLQYQEMPMPTIGVDEVLVRVKACALNHLDIWIRQGSPAYPMPLPHISGSDIAGVVQQIGAHVEGVAEGERVFVSPGVGCGRCEQCVGGRDNMCRSYGLIGAMCHGGYAEYVKVPARNVHPIPGALSFEQAAAFPLVSVTAWHMLFGLADLRPGEDVLIMGAGSGVGHMAIQMAKLAGARVVTTVGSDDKIAKAKALGADEVIHHGREQVNQRVREVTHRRGVDVVIEHIGPEVWTQCIDSLAKGGRLVTCGATTGAEVKLDLRYIYSRQLTIKGSYMGSQSELLKAAHLVGEGRLRPVIDRTFPLSDAKAAQEYLLNRKFFGKIVLTVS; encoded by the coding sequence ATGAACGCGGTTGTCTTCCATGAGCATGGCGGGACGGGGAAGCTGCAGTATCAGGAGATGCCGATGCCGACCATCGGTGTCGATGAAGTGCTGGTGCGGGTCAAGGCCTGCGCCCTGAATCACCTGGACATTTGGATCCGTCAGGGGAGTCCGGCCTATCCGATGCCGCTCCCTCATATTTCGGGCTCGGACATCGCCGGGGTCGTGCAGCAGATCGGCGCTCACGTGGAAGGGGTAGCCGAAGGCGAACGGGTTTTCGTGTCGCCGGGTGTCGGGTGTGGTCGATGCGAACAATGTGTGGGCGGTCGTGACAATATGTGCCGCTCCTACGGGTTGATCGGGGCCATGTGCCATGGCGGGTACGCGGAGTATGTGAAGGTGCCCGCGCGAAATGTGCATCCGATTCCCGGCGCCTTGTCTTTCGAGCAGGCCGCGGCCTTCCCCCTGGTGTCTGTGACTGCCTGGCATATGTTGTTCGGACTGGCCGACCTGCGACCGGGTGAAGACGTGTTGATCATGGGGGCGGGCAGCGGAGTCGGGCATATGGCGATCCAGATGGCGAAACTGGCCGGGGCCCGCGTGGTCACCACCGTGGGCAGCGATGATAAAATTGCCAAGGCCAAGGCGCTGGGTGCCGATGAGGTGATTCATCACGGACGTGAACAGGTCAATCAGCGGGTGCGTGAAGTGACGCATCGACGCGGCGTGGATGTGGTGATCGAACACATCGGACCAGAAGTGTGGACGCAGTGCATCGATTCACTCGCCAAGGGCGGGCGGCTGGTCACGTGCGGCGCGACGACGGGCGCGGAGGTGAAGCTCGACCTCCGCTACATCTATTCACGGCAACTCACGATCAAGGGCTCATATATGGGCTCTCAGAGTGAGTTGTTGAAGGCCGCTCACCTGGTCGGTGAGGGCCGATTGCGACCGGTCATCGATCGTACATTCCCGCTGTCCGACGCGAAGGCCGCGCAAGAATATCTTTTGAATCGGAAATTTTTTGGTAAGATCGTGCTGACCGTTTCGTAA
- a CDS encoding (2Fe-2S) ferredoxin domain-containing protein, giving the protein MPKPKHHILVCTNARPPGHPKPSCGGQGSAQLLMTFNMGLMQRGIMPGEVLVTGSSCLGPCEQGPTVVVYPEGTWYSKVTEADVATILDEHIKGGKPAEKLNPDSIWK; this is encoded by the coding sequence ATGCCAAAACCGAAACATCATATTCTTGTCTGCACCAACGCCCGTCCGCCTGGCCACCCGAAACCGTCCTGCGGCGGTCAGGGTTCCGCGCAATTGCTGATGACCTTCAATATGGGGCTGATGCAACGCGGCATCATGCCGGGCGAAGTGCTGGTGACCGGCTCGTCCTGTCTGGGTCCCTGCGAGCAGGGCCCGACCGTCGTCGTCTATCCCGAAGGCACCTGGTATTCCAAGGTCACGGAAGCCGATGTCGCGACCATCCTTGATGAACACATCAAGGGCGGCAAGCCGGCAGAAAAGTTGAACCCGGATAGCATCTGGAAGTAA
- a CDS encoding CBS domain-containing protein, with protein MATVAQIMNKKPQSVGPTTSIRGAAKKMRTLRVSSLLIKKGKNHVGIVTDTDLVRKGLATNQDLGKLTVEQVMTSPLCTIESSQDVDDAQDMMGDLGVRHLAVTKGGAIVGVVSVRDLLMHYKRYAQSKLADKQVYSEPKIGQD; from the coding sequence ATGGCAACAGTTGCACAAATCATGAACAAGAAACCTCAAAGCGTCGGTCCGACGACGTCCATTCGCGGTGCGGCGAAGAAGATGCGCACCCTGCGGGTGAGCTCCCTCCTGATCAAGAAGGGGAAGAATCATGTCGGGATCGTGACCGATACGGATCTCGTCCGGAAGGGGTTGGCCACCAACCAAGACCTGGGCAAGCTCACGGTCGAACAGGTCATGACCTCGCCGCTCTGCACCATCGAGAGCAGTCAGGATGTCGATGATGCTCAAGACATGATGGGTGATCTCGGTGTGCGGCACCTCGCGGTCACCAAGGGCGGGGCAATTGTCGGCGTGGTGTCAGTTCGCGATCTGCTGATGCATTACAAGCGGTACGCGCAATCGAAACTGGCGGATAAGCAGGTGTATTCCGAACCCAAAATCGGCCAAGACTAG
- a CDS encoding MogA/MoaB family molybdenum cofactor biosynthesis protein — protein sequence MSTPSHKEHKHHAPRSVGCMIITCSDTRTPETDTSGQLIQKLLKESGHTIAAYHLVKDEPAQIRARISDGVANDSVQAIIINGGTGISRRDSTFEAVDAMLEKRLDGFGEVFRFLTYQEIGSPAIMSRATAGIIKGRILFSTPGSENAVRLAMEKLILPELGHLVKELTK from the coding sequence ATGAGCACCCCAAGCCACAAAGAACACAAACACCACGCCCCCCGCTCCGTCGGCTGCATGATCATCACCTGCAGCGATACGCGCACGCCAGAGACCGACACCAGCGGCCAGTTGATCCAGAAACTGTTGAAGGAGAGCGGTCACACGATCGCAGCCTATCATCTCGTCAAAGACGAGCCGGCACAGATCAGGGCTCGGATCTCGGATGGTGTCGCCAACGACTCCGTGCAGGCCATTATCATCAACGGTGGAACGGGTATTTCCCGGCGGGACTCGACCTTTGAAGCCGTGGACGCGATGCTGGAAAAACGGCTGGATGGATTCGGCGAAGTCTTTCGGTTCCTGACCTATCAAGAGATCGGCTCACCGGCGATCATGAGCCGCGCCACGGCCGGCATCATCAAGGGCCGCATCCTCTTCTCCACCCCCGGATCCGAAAACGCTGTACGCCTGGCGATGGAAAAACTCATCCTCCCCGAACTCGGTCACCTGGTCAAAGAACTCACAAAATAG
- a CDS encoding gamma-glutamylcyclotransferase family protein — translation MKFFFYADNLNPSQLKRRAPEHKFLFTAYLPDHSVQFCRWSTQWRCGLASVVPSPGEKVWGAVFEITDEDLKILDEFENDVPQGAYRHLPVTVITEEGEKLLVTTHAANPIGKFKPKEHYIDWVLKGLKQWKLPEECIEQWKAYKPA, via the coding sequence ATGAAGTTCTTCTTTTACGCGGACAATTTGAACCCGTCTCAACTCAAGCGTCGCGCCCCCGAACATAAGTTTCTCTTCACGGCCTATCTGCCCGACCACAGCGTGCAGTTCTGCCGCTGGTCGACGCAGTGGCGCTGCGGCCTGGCGAGCGTCGTACCCTCGCCCGGAGAAAAGGTTTGGGGGGCCGTCTTCGAGATCACCGACGAAGATCTCAAGATCCTCGACGAATTCGAAAACGACGTCCCGCAAGGTGCCTACCGGCATTTGCCGGTCACCGTCATCACGGAAGAGGGTGAAAAATTACTGGTCACCACCCATGCGGCCAATCCCATCGGTAAGTTCAAGCCGAAGGAACATTATATCGATTGGGTCCTCAAGGGCCTTAAGCAGTGGAAGTTGCCCGAAGAATGCATCGAACAGTGGAAGGCCTATAAGCCAGCCTGA